A genomic segment from Thermodesulfobacteriota bacterium encodes:
- a CDS encoding HU family DNA-binding protein — protein MKNVRRRLKPAFFSGSRGAHKNSEEVRQMTKAELVEAIRAEAGIGKGQAEAAVEAFLNAVTKSLKKGEKLTLTGFGTFGVSNRKARMGRNPQ, from the coding sequence ATGAAAAATGTCCGAAGGCGCTTGAAACCTGCGTTTTTCTCCGGGTCCCGGGGAGCCCATAAAAATTCTGAGGAGGTTCGGCAGATGACGAAGGCGGAACTGGTCGAGGCCATTCGCGCGGAGGCGGGGATCGGTAAAGGGCAGGCGGAAGCAGCTGTCGAAGCGTTTCTGAATGCGGTCACCAAGTCCCTGAAGAAGGGCGAGAAGCTCACCCTTACCGGATTCGGCACCTTCGGTGTCAGCAACCGGAAGGCGCGCATGGGTCGGAATCCCCAG
- a CDS encoding TonB family protein, whose protein sequence is MPYRRTFLICTGISVLFHAVMLWLAYLLPEAPPRREEVMEIEVADIPRSPDFLPPKAGIIEGRRPRKAAPPVRKETRPADVMEGRVPDLPVKPDLPPEKSFPASGPREKEPPAPPEKESAAAAAEPAAPPAAAGSPGSLRDLTPSLGKLVMAREEPSGGRGQAGTSGSAVGTGGKRTGKEGITEEGGSGFRLTPLNAPEVQYISYFASIKRKIELVWQYPFEAAAAGAQGELLIDFVIGRNGKLESAELVRGSGHKVLDDEAMRSIRKASPFDPIPNDYKIPHLQIRGRFVYVHGGALRLR, encoded by the coding sequence ATGCCATATCGACGGACGTTCCTCATTTGCACGGGCATTTCCGTGCTCTTCCACGCGGTCATGCTCTGGCTGGCGTACCTGCTCCCCGAAGCGCCGCCCCGCCGCGAAGAGGTGATGGAGATCGAGGTCGCGGACATTCCCCGGTCCCCCGACTTCCTTCCGCCGAAAGCCGGGATCATCGAGGGACGGAGGCCGCGAAAGGCCGCGCCGCCGGTTCGGAAAGAGACGCGGCCGGCGGACGTCATGGAAGGGCGCGTTCCGGACCTTCCCGTGAAGCCGGATCTCCCGCCCGAGAAATCGTTTCCCGCTTCCGGCCCGCGGGAGAAGGAGCCTCCCGCGCCGCCGGAAAAGGAATCCGCCGCCGCCGCTGCCGAGCCCGCCGCCCCCCCCGCCGCCGCCGGTTCGCCGGGATCGCTGCGCGACCTCACCCCTTCGCTCGGGAAGCTGGTGATGGCGCGCGAGGAGCCGTCCGGGGGGCGCGGTCAGGCGGGAACTTCGGGGAGCGCCGTGGGAACGGGAGGGAAACGTACCGGCAAGGAAGGCATCACGGAAGAAGGCGGCAGCGGGTTCCGCCTGACGCCGCTGAACGCGCCCGAGGTGCAGTACATTTCCTACTTCGCGTCGATCAAGCGGAAGATCGAGCTGGTGTGGCAGTATCCCTTCGAGGCCGCCGCCGCGGGAGCCCAGGGGGAGCTCCTGATCGACTTCGTGATCGGCCGGAACGGGAAGCTCGAGTCGGCCGAGCTGGTCCGCGGATCGGGGCACAAGGTTTTGGACGACGAGGCGATGCGGTCGATCCGCAAGGCGTCCCCCTTCGATCCCATCCCGAACGATTACAAGATTCCGCACCTTCAGATCCGCGGGAGGTTCGTCTACGTGCACGGAGGGGCGCTGCGCCTGCGCTGA